Proteins encoded by one window of Gambusia affinis linkage group LG17, SWU_Gaff_1.0, whole genome shotgun sequence:
- the LOC122819343 gene encoding stomatin-like, protein MDNQGVSMNDSKKADRNSVLENSDSDIGIFGWLLVGLSLLLVLVTFPLSIWMCYKIVKEYERAIIFRLGRILKGGAKGPGLFFIVPCTDIFINVDMRTITFDIPPQEVLTKDSVTVSVDGVVYYRVQNATLAVANITNADAATRLLAQTTLRNVLGTKNLAEILSDREEIAHSMQATLDDATDNWGIKVERVEIKDVKLPLQLQRAMAAEAEASREARAKVIAAEGEMNASRALKEASLVISEAPSALQLRYLQTLNTIAAEKNSTIIFPLPMDMMHSLINR, encoded by the exons ATGGACAACCAGGGTGTTTCGATGAACGACTCCAAAAAAGCAGACCGCAACTCCG TTCTCGAGAACTCAGACTCTGACATTGGCATATTCGGCTGGTTGCTGGTTGGACTTTCTCTCCTGCTGGTGCTGGTCACGTTCCCCCTCTCCATATGGATGTGCTATAAG ATAGTGAAGGAGTACGAGCGAGCCATTATCTTCCGCCTTGGGCGCATCCTGAAAGGAGGAGCCAAGGGACCGG GGTTGTTCTTCATCGTACCGTGCACTGACATCTTCATCAATGTGGACATGCGTACTATCACCTTCGACATCCCGCCACAAGAG GTTCTGACCAAAGACTCGGTGACGGTGAGCGTTGACGGCGTGGTGTACTACCGGGTCCAGAACGCCACCCTGGCTGTGGCCAACATCACCAACGCGGACGCCGCCACCCGGCTGCTGGCCCAGACCACCCTGAGGAACGTCCTGGGCACCAAGAACCTGGCGGAGATCCTGTCGGACCGCGAGGAGATCGCTCACAGCATGCAG GCCACTCTGGACGACGCCACAGACAACTGGGGGATCAAGGTGGAGCGCGTGGAGATCAAGGACGTGAAGCTGCCTCTGCAGCTCCAGAGAGCCATGGCGGCCGAGGCGGAGGCGAGCCGCGAGGCCAGAGCCAAG gtgATCGCAGCGGAGGGTGAGATGAACGCGTCGCGGGCCCTGAAGGAGGCGTCCCTGGTGATCTCTGAGGCCCCGTCGGCTCTGCAGCTGCGCTACCTGCAGACCCTCAACACCATCGCCGCTGAGAAGAACTCCACCATCATCTTCCCGCTGCCGATGGACATGATGCACAGCCTGATAAATCGCTGA